ATTTAGTGCATTTTCCTGTGATAAACACCTTGTTTTTGCGTCAATTGGAATTGAGTTTCGGCTTGTTTGACCTCTACCCTCTCCCTACTGCAAGGAGCGTAAACAAATTACTTGTGGAACTATTTTCAAATAATGTttgacagaagtgtgtgtgtgtgtgtgtgtgtgtgttgtacctgGATGCCTGAGGTGGTGAAGTATGGGATCTCAAACTTGACACTAATTGGTGGCTTCCCCTCCTTGTCTTCAGCCTCCACACTCGGTAGACCAAAGTGGGCGCGCATCAAATACTCCTTTCCACCCTGTATGAAGGTCACAACACAGATTTGTAAATAAAGAACTTGAAATTATACTGCGAAGTTATTATCAATGTTATCTATAGCACAAAACTGACCCCCCATTACAAGTCAGGTGAGAAACACAAGCTAACTGCAACGCAAAATCTTGCAGCATTACTTAAAACCAAAACATCACTTTTTAACATCTGTATGAGACTCATGATTAATGCTCACAGGGAAGGACTTGATTGACCAGACGATCTCGCTGTTCTCGGGCACCCACTTCACGCTGCCCACCGTGGTCTTGAATTTGGGTGAGTCAGCATCCGTTGGCACAGGAATGTGGATCTCCACGTTGTTGGCTGTGGAGCGCCTTTTGAACTGACTCTTCGCCTGAAACGAGAAAAACAAGCAGGTCAAGTTTTAACACAATGTCCCTCCGGCACAGGCTATCAAACCAGGGCTGAGGCTTGAAGACAGTATTAAATATGATTTGCCTCACATGAAAACTAAATACACAACATAAGAAACAACTAAGTCGGCCTGAACTGCATTACCCTCTATTCAAATGTTTCCttcttactttttattttacgaATTAACAATGGGACCCAGATGTGACAACAAGAATGTTGCTATAGATGACAAGAGTGCAAAGGTGACCTACCTTGATCATGTACTCGATCCGACTATGGGAGTGCTTCTCGATGACAGATTCAATCCAGATCAAGGGCTTCAcctgagaaataaaagaaaaacacacacatttgatacACTATCAAATTCATTTTGTACAGGCTCTTTTACACTGAACATATGCGCCCGTTTAAATAACATATGATGCGGGCACCACCTGGTGGATAGCAGATATTACTGCAACAAGAACCAACATTAAATGTTTAAGAATAAGACATGCATTTGTAGGCATAGATATATTTACTACCAACAAAAGTAGTCATACACTTAAACTTTGCACTGTGTGCAATCAGTGCTGTGTGCTCTGTGTCGCAGAGGAAATCAAGCGAAAGACATAGATTGCACaaagcatgggggggggggggggttatgcaACATGTTACTTAGTGTATCCACCTAAAACATATACCGGGATACAGTATATAGCCCAGCAGATACTAGATTTCTTTTTGGCAAATATTGATAAgattaacttttcttttttggataAAGAAATCGGAAAATAATGTATCTGCCAATAGAAGATAATGAGGCACACAATGTTGTAACATGAAAACAATCTTGAtcccttttttaaacatttgtgaCCAAGATATACACTGAGCAATACTTTAAATGAACGCATATGTAACTTTTAACTTGTTGTGtaaattctttttatttattttttaccacaaATCACTCGGACATTTGGGGTGAATTTGTGGACGAAGGAGGTACGACAGATATGATTGAGTAATATGCAACTCCAGAAGTTTCAAGTTTGACCTCAAGTAGCTACAACTGGAGAGAACTCTGCTCCACTGTGCTACTTCCTTTCCCACAAGCTTACTGGCAACTCTATTGTGAAACATGTATTGAGAATTTGAGGTCACATTACTTTTTCTTAACCTTAGTGTTTTCCTAAAtcctccccctgtcctccttCCATATGATTTACCACTGAGAAAACTGAGGTTTTTGTAATGCTCTTGACCTGGTTGATGATTAAGCAATTTAGCCTCATTTGAGCAAAGGTTAGGTTGGTTTGGCCAAGATCCCATTGCTTTAGTTTTGTCCCCAGGTCAGGAGTTTTGTGCATAAATATTAGATTGCCTACTGTGCCCCCAAAAAAGTTGTTGTAAACACCTTTGCTAAATATAAGCCTTTACAAAAAAGGCTATCTCTACGATTTACAGTATTAACCTGCAACTAGCTCTCTGTTTAGAGTAGCAGGTGTTATTGTGGTGGACTGCCTAATACATTGAACCAGTGAGGAAATGTGCCTTGTACACCCAATTTTCATTCCAAAAACCTTCCAACAGCTGATTcattggtttatatgctgtgtGGTGGGATTTGGTGCTTGGCAGGGATAATTTGACACCCTTCTTCTGGTTAGGGGTCAGTTTATCGGACCGCCAGACCCTGCCGGTAGATCTACAGTACTCACGTGAGTGTTGAGACGGTAGGACATGAGCTCAAACTCTCCATCGGGAGGAATGAAGGAGATGGTGCGGTCATTCTCAAAacgagacagacggacacactgGTGAAACTTCACATCTTCCAACTCTACAGATTTACTCTTTCCTCCTCCATGAAAAAACAAGAGATAAAATgaaaagaacagagagagagacaagcgTACCTGCACTGCACAAACTGGTATAAATCCGGCTGAGGTCAAATTGAATTTCTCGCTAAATTTTAAGGTTTTCCTGATAAGTATGAGGTGACAGATATGATGCAAGACAATAAGTGACAACAATTATCATCTAATTTCCACACTTCTATAGTTTGAAAGAGAAATGTATTATCATCAAATCGTCCGTCAGACAGCTCCTCACCCAGCTCAAATCGCGTATTAACAAAAAATAACCAAAGTATGTTATGAGAGATGACTCACTTCCAGTGTTTTCAAACAGAACCTTGTCGTTCAGGCCCAGCCGTAACTCAGGCATTCCAGACAGGAAGACACGCATCTTAATGGAGCCAACGATCTCACTACGTAGAACATTACCATTGGCACTAACCTGAAAAATAGAGCAATACAAGTGTTACAGAGAATGCCATTATATGAAGCACAGGTCATTTAAAGAGAGCTCTCATAGCTGCCCACAGAAAATATAGAAAGTTTAGATAGCTAATGTTGTGACGCACACAGGAAGGAAGTTTACAAGCATTGTGACTGGCATTCCTTAAGCTTCTAAAACAAAGAGTTCCTACCAGGAGGTTGACTGACTCAATGACGTCCAGGAAGACCTCATTCTTCCTGTACTTGATGCCCTctgacctccaggagacagCATTGGTGACTGTGGCGGGGGGTCGCGGGGCGCCAGTGTCTAGCTTGTGCCCCTCCTGCGTTATGTATCTGAGagacaaaaaatgtaaacacagaggCACAatagaggaaagagaaaaatcAACTGTCTGCGTAGGTGAGTTACAAAAAACCTCAAAGACGAGAATTGTCTGACTGTCCTTACTCACGACACTTGGGGGAAACCTAGAGTTAGCTTTATGAGGAGGACACTAAGCTCATGTTGACTTGCAGATATATAGAAATGACAATCTGTGAAACCTGATTAACACAACAACCAATGTATAATAAACATGACATCAAATAGCTGGTTTAATTCTGTGTGCTGAGCTGATTGGTAAATACAGGAGGAAATGTCATTATGAATATCAGCACTTAAAGAACAATCAACAATCTCTTAAAATCACCAAAGTTGATTATCAGGTAGAAATAACACACCTTAAAGCTTCTCAACAGCTTATTTCCAGTACCagaatatttgtttaatttatggATCAATATAGAAGTATTCTTTTGTTGTATCTTTAAAAGAAAGTACATAACGTAAATTGCAGTGAGACTATGGTAAAGAAGAAACTCACTCCTGCAGAATTTTGCTGTCAGTAGTCTGGGGATAGCCAAAATCCATAAGCTCATCCATCAGCTCGTATATGATGACAAAGTTATCTCTGATGCTCTCTTCCTCCAATTCTTTGAAATACTCTGAAAaaacctgaaaaacacaaatgctgTTTTATATTCCTAATTGACCATCAGTATAAACATCAAGTGTATGGCTTTGTTAGTGTTGTTTACTATATAGTTCTGCCGTAGACACTTAAAAGGCTTCAGCCCTACCTGGACAATTTTatacaagaaggagaagaccaGCGAGACGCTAGCATTTTTCTTGGATGTTGCAACCACTGATGTGACGCACGTTAAGAATATTAGCTACAAGAGTATAAAATACAAGCACCACAGTGGCACAAGAGACATAATACTAAATGTTGACAAGTTGGTTGGGTACAATAACATACAATGAAGGATACAGTAGAGGTTATTGTGTTTGATCCACATGAAACGAACTCCCCCGTGGGCCAGAATTGGAGAGAgggtcccctcctcctctttgtccatCAGAAGGGTCATGAAGTGCTCAATCTCTGACATGTCCACATCTCCTCGGTAATTTCGGCACACGAGGACCTGAAAGAAACAGATAGCATTTGTTTAGCTTCGCAACATCTGCAGTACTGTTGGTAATGGCTCACAGCCTATCAAGGATATATAGTAAGACATGAAATAGTTATTGAAATGTTAGTTGCCAATTACCAATGGGTGAGGTTTCTAATATAGTCTTATgggtttatatatttgtattcatctttACTCATCTATGATGAGATGCTGTATTTTGTGTAAAACCATAACTAGATGGAAAAATCTGacaatttattttacagataAACACCTTTGCCATATGGCAATTTGGCATACAAGTAGCTGCCTTGTCTATGATGCACCTGTAACTTTGCACTGTTGTTTTTACTCCACTGAAACGGAGCTGTGCGTGGTAGCTGTCTGCGCCGTTTATCAGAAGGGTGACAATAGGATGTAAGAAcattataaaatgtatgtaaCGCCTCAGACAAGAGGCGTTCAACTGTAGACCTGTGAAGGGAGCTTTGGCAACCGTTGACATTTCCTGCTGCTAACAGCTGGTTTGTTTTCCTGTCGCTACGTGGCCTAACATTTTCCAGGGAAACCATGACATGCATCTGACCTCCTTGTGCACTTTCATGGCTTCAATTGAAGGCCAAACCCTCGACCTGGAATATCGACCTATGCCGATGCTTTGGCTACTCTGCTGCGGATTAAGTCGCGTCAGGATCTGTCAGCGAAGAATGCGTCCGCGGGGCTACGAGCTAGGCTAACGCCAGTTTAGCAACGTAGCAGGTTGCCCCGTTATCTTACCTTTCCTTTTAAATCCAAGACATACACCGCACTCGCAGACATCTTGAACTAATTTACACGAGCTTAGTTCTGCTCCTTATCAGCGGCTTATTGATAATGTTTGACAATAACTACTTCGGGGCTAAATTCAAAGAACAGACTTTCATTCATAATACTGAAAAGAGGAAAGCCACCCTTCCCTGTTTGGGTTGTCACACCATCCGGGCATCTGACtagcgccccctgtggacccGGAGCTCTCTGCTGCAGAGAggtttttcttcttcgtcttcgtcttcttcttcttcttcttcttcttcttcttcttcttcttcttcttcttcttcttctttttcttcttcttcttcttctttttcttcttcttctggttttaTTGCGGTTGGCGATCAGCTTATTGGTGCATTACCGCTCCCTTCTGCTCCGGAGTGTGAATCAGCCAATAGACTTACAATCTTtcccccaaaacaaaacaaacaaaattaaacaataagaattatattaataaaataaattatattattatattttattatgttttacacTCTAGACCTATAACATCATAGCCTCTGACAAGCACCCTTGTACCAGGTCCCTGCATTTCCATCATATCCTATACAAAATCCCTGTGTTTTTAAGAAAGCCAACAGTACCCTAACCTGTGctctctcacacatgctcaGTAATCCTTTCAATGTGCATTCCTGCACCCCCTGATTCCCTCAGTTTATTCCTCATCATCTCTATCTCTGCACGTCATACTCACTACAACTCAAATCTATGTGCTGAACTAAGTCCTCTTCTCCACATCCTTCACACAACCCTGTCTGGTGTTTCCCTCtcatgttcagtgttttgtttagtgCACAATGGCCCAACCATAACCTTGTCAACACTATTTCCTCTCTCTTGTTCCTACTACCTGCCTTCCACTGTGTAAACCCCGATATTATTGGATGTTCTTATGTTGGTTCCTATTGCTTTAGCTGGTATTGCCCCCCATATCATGTCTCTCCTGTTTCAGAGAGGTTCGACAATCCTTTAATAGATATATTCCTGTGTGAATGGATGTGGTCATTGGCTGATACTGTTGTGTCCAGGTTTAAGTCTCATCCCATTTCTATTGACATGGAATGGACATGGATTAGGATATAGAACATTATTAAATGGTCCATATACCATATTTTGAAGGAACACATGtgtattaaaatgttgttaGATAATGTGTGGATGATATGTGCGGCGAAATGCAATGTTCATGTATTGTGACCGTTTCAGAACACAATGCATACATCTGAAATAGATTACATTTGACCAAGTTTGACCAACTGTAAGTCCAGAGTTTGCATTGCTTCGATGTAAACATGCTCTTCAATCTTTGAAGCCTCCATGGTTTCTAAGTCATGTTACACAGACCTGCTTCTTTCTGTCATCAACCTTGTTTTCATCGTGTAGTTCCCTCTTCTGGATGAATTGTTGATCTGCAACGTAAGATAGtaccattttcaaatgtttggaTAAAACTGCAAAGCAAACACTTCCCACACAGTTGAAAGTAAAGACAGACCATGTCTGATGTTGTTTCTGTACATTACCTTTCTGTCTTTGCATAGGGGCTTTTTTCTGATGATATGAATCTACCAAAATCTGAGGTAAAATTGCTCAGTTTTTTGGCAAAAGATTGTATAGCTCTTCAATGGAAAAAACCTGAAGCACCAACTAATAATCAATGGCTGCCTCTCCATGGAAATACTGACGTATGCTACTCAAGGCCAGAGACAGACATTTGAAAAAACGCTTCATGCACTACCTGGAAAACCAAGTGATTCAACCAACCCTGTATTTCCTGATGAAGAAAGGTAGCTTATGCATGACAGGATGACCAtgatcaacatgtttttttatgtgtgtttatctgtttaGCTTTTTGTGTCCTTATTTATTGTGgaataacattaaatatattcaacaacaacacaaaagtaCATTTACAAGCATGTACTTCTGGTCCCCTAGTGTGATTAGTTGGGTGCTCGGATGGTGAATATTGCATAGCCAGCCACTCATTATGTATTGCAATAGTGCAAATATGTGTCTCGCTTCACTAAAGCTGAACTCAGATTTTCATTCAACTGCTCTGAGTTTGTGCAAGTCTTCACTGTCACAAGTGCTCATGTGAACCCGGTCCTTTAACTTCATACTGAAACTTAATGAACTTGATCATCTCACAGACTGCAGGTCTTAAATGGCAGCCAAGCAACAAATACTGACTTCATCAGAGATGAAAAGACTTTTGAAACACAAGTAGAATCATTGCTGCTTCATACATCTAAAAATATACTACTTGTGGAAACGTCACAGTGTGATAATACGCTACTGCACTAATTATGGAGGTAGTACAGGCTTAACATTAAAATAACTTAAGGTCTAAAAGCCTGCTCAAGTACACAAACCCAAACAGCTCCTACTTTTCACCTCTGAGATGGAGATTTAAAGGGATAGCATATACATGTGATGTGTGAATGAACAGCTGGGTAGTTTTGGGAAATGCACAGTATGAAAAATTGACATTTTTGATCAACTTAAAAACAGAGGCAACTAAAGCAGGGACAGTAAGAATGAGTACCATCTGAatttttcttccttccctcttcccgCTCCAAAAGCCTTTCAGCGCTCGGCTTGTGCGAGACAACTGTGCCTCATCAAAGTGACAGATCTCTGCTCCCTTGGCTGGTGAGATGGAGTCTAGACATTGTCAGAAGTCATAGATACAACTGGACTGAGTTACAGAGCCAAATATAACAGATTGCCACTTCCCTCAGCTACttcatacactatacacagtgtttgtgtttggggCTGGAGGTGGGGATCACTTGATGAAAGCTGCGTACAAAGACATGTTTTTACAGAAGCCGCAGAGCTGACGTGTTTACTGTCGGTGCAGAATGGGCTTGTCTCAGTATGAGTCAGTGCAGGTGTGACATACTTGAAAAGTCACATGTGCAGGTGTTGCCACAGCCAACTTTAGGAGTAGTAATCCTTCGTTATGGTCGCCTTGGACTGATTactgtaataaatgtgttttcagtaaGTACAATTGATCAGTGGCAACATTTAACCCAGAACTGTCGTGTCAGTGTCCACATATCTCATGACATCAAACACTGAAGGCTCCTAAAACTGTACTAGTTTCAATTCTTCATGGTAGCGTATACGCTCTAATCTGTTCCACCATTCCCATGGCTTTGTGATTTATACTTAGCAGGACGTTGAGTCTATTCCCTAGGCGATCCTGTAgcttttgggggagtttttacCATAcaaggagaagaggagtttaGCTCAGTTTCCTGTGGGAGGTATCTGATTTCTCTCACTCTGCATCTGATCCACTCAGTCTCTATTTCTCTCCCCTTGTACCTCTGTTCTCCTGGTTCGGCTCCAAACCTCCTGGTCACTATCCAATCCaagaataatttaatttaaagaaaaacatcactAAAACACCTCCAAAATCAATATTTGTCCATTGAATTGTCAGAACTATATCTTAGCAATCTGTCATGGTAACATTGTGTGCAGCCAACATCCTGACAGCCCAAGCAAGGCACACAGTCACATTGTCACGATGTTAGCTTATGCTAAACCCAGGATTGTAAAGCTATCAAACTTCCACCCCTTTCATAAACTTAAAAAGGGGTGCAGTTTTCTTCCCCTGATAGATAGAATCCAATTACAGCAATATTGGTCTCTATCAATGAGACAATATTTGTGGATTAATGTATCTGCTGCAGTACAATTTGGCACATTTCAGTTACACTTTGTGTAACACACAGTTCTTTACATTCCTATGTATGTGCTATAAGAGCTCTTATAGCACATCCATAGGCTCTATGCTATGAAAGTCATCACAAATCTCTCAAATTACAACCTTTCATAAACTAAGAATAACAGATTTTCAACTAAGCATTTGTTATATAATTGATGGGTTTATAAATGGTTTATTTAACTGCAGGAGAATAATTTGTTCACATAGATTTCACTGGAGCAGCAATATGCTCCTGAAAACTTCAGAAAACACTCATCTATATGAGGAATGACATCCAATAAGGAGATGCACACTACAAAAATGACAACGCaacatgaaaaacacaagatgCATGTGTCCAAGTTTATCTTCAGATGTCACTTAAATGGCCGCTGTACGCCTCACTGTTCTTTGAGTTTCCTTGCTATCTTTATTTTTAGCCAGCAACTGGCACAGTTGAAAGCAAGCAGACAGGTCCATTAGCGCTGATgtcaccagcacacacacacacacacacacacacacacacacacacacacacacacacacacacacacacacacacacacaacttactACAGCAATTTCAAATGTACCACTGTATGCACCATGATTAATTAGAAATTACAAAACGATAAATatctgtttttaatagtttttaagttgttacat
This Cyclopterus lumpus isolate fCycLum1 chromosome 17, fCycLum1.pri, whole genome shotgun sequence DNA region includes the following protein-coding sequences:
- the LOC117746488 gene encoding AP-1 complex subunit mu-1 isoform X2, giving the protein MSASAVYVLDLKGKVLVCRNYRGDVDMSEIEHFMTLLMDKEEEGTLSPILAHGGVRFMWIKHNNLYLVATSKKNASVSLVFSFLYKIVQVFSEYFKELEEESIRDNFVIIYELMDELMDFGYPQTTDSKILQEYITQEGHKLDTGAPRPPATVTNAVSWRSEGIKYRKNEVFLDVIESVNLLVSANGNVLRSEIVGSIKMRVFLSGMPELRLGLNDKVLFENTGRGKSKSVELEDVKFHQCVRLSRFENDRTISFIPPDGEFELMSYRLNTHVKPLIWIESVIEKHSHSRIEYMIKAKSQFKRRSTANNVEIHIPVPTDADSPKFKTTVGSVKWVPENSEIVWSIKSFPGGKEYLMRAHFGLPSVEAEDKEGKPPISVKFEIPYFTTSGIQVRYLKIIEKSGYQALPWVRYITQNGDYQLRTQ
- the LOC117746488 gene encoding AP-1 complex subunit mu-1 isoform X4, which translates into the protein MLASRWSSPSCIKLSRFFSEYFKELEEESIRDNFVIIYELMDELMDFGYPQTTDSKILQEYITQEGHKLDTGAPRPPATVTNAVSWRSEGIKYRKNEVFLDVIESVNLLVSANGNVLRSEIVGSIKMRVFLSGMPELRLGLNDKVLFENTGRGGKSKSVELEDVKFHQCVRLSRFENDRTISFIPPDGEFELMSYRLNTHVKPLIWIESVIEKHSHSRIEYMIKAKSQFKRRSTANNVEIHIPVPTDADSPKFKTTVGSVKWVPENSEIVWSIKSFPGGKEYLMRAHFGLPSVEAEDKEGKPPISVKFEIPYFTTSGIQVRYLKIIEKSGYQALPWVRYITQNGDYQLRTQ
- the LOC117746488 gene encoding AP-1 complex subunit mu-1 isoform X1; its protein translation is MSASAVYVLDLKGKVLVCRNYRGDVDMSEIEHFMTLLMDKEEEGTLSPILAHGGVRFMWIKHNNLYLVATSKKNASVSLVFSFLYKIVQVFSEYFKELEEESIRDNFVIIYELMDELMDFGYPQTTDSKILQEYITQEGHKLDTGAPRPPATVTNAVSWRSEGIKYRKNEVFLDVIESVNLLVSANGNVLRSEIVGSIKMRVFLSGMPELRLGLNDKVLFENTGRGGKSKSVELEDVKFHQCVRLSRFENDRTISFIPPDGEFELMSYRLNTHVKPLIWIESVIEKHSHSRIEYMIKAKSQFKRRSTANNVEIHIPVPTDADSPKFKTTVGSVKWVPENSEIVWSIKSFPGGKEYLMRAHFGLPSVEAEDKEGKPPISVKFEIPYFTTSGIQVRYLKIIEKSGYQALPWVRYITQNGDYQLRTQ
- the LOC117746488 gene encoding AP-1 complex subunit mu-1 isoform X3 produces the protein MSASAVYVLDLKGKVLVCRNYRGDVDMSEIEHFMTLLMDKEEEGTLSPILAHGGVRFMWIKHNNLYLVATSKKNASVSLVFSFLYKIVQVFSEYFKELEEESIRDNFVIIYELMDELMDFGYPQTTDSKILQEYITQEGHKLDTGAPRPPATVTNAVSWRSEGIKYRKNEVFLDVIESVNLLVSANGNVLRSEIVGSIKMRVFLSGMPELRLGLNDKVLFENTGRKSKSVELEDVKFHQCVRLSRFENDRTISFIPPDGEFELMSYRLNTHVKPLIWIESVIEKHSHSRIEYMIKAKSQFKRRSTANNVEIHIPVPTDADSPKFKTTVGSVKWVPENSEIVWSIKSFPGGKEYLMRAHFGLPSVEAEDKEGKPPISVKFEIPYFTTSGIQVRYLKIIEKSGYQALPWVRYITQNGDYQLRTQ